In Elephas maximus indicus isolate mEleMax1 chromosome 7, mEleMax1 primary haplotype, whole genome shotgun sequence, the following proteins share a genomic window:
- the LOC126078916 gene encoding olfactory receptor 478-like: MDSPVDGSHTAVTGFILLGLTDNSILRVILFMVFLFIYLVTLFGNLSTIILIRISSQLHHPMYFFLSHLAFSDIGYSSSVTPNMLINFLVDRHTISHLGCAIQLGSVVFFGSAECCLLAAMAYDRFVAICNPLLYSTKMSTQVYVQLFSVAYVGGFLNACCFTICFDSLFFCGPNQVNHFFCDFAPLVELSCSDVSIPAVVPSFSAGSIIVVTMIVIAISYVYILITIMKMRSTQGRHKAFSTCTSHLTAVTLYYGTITLIYVMPKSSYSTDQNKVVSVFYMVVIPMLNPLIYSLRNNEIKVALKRQLGRKISS, from the coding sequence ATGGATTCGCCAGTGGATGGGAGCCACACTGCAGTGACAGGGTTCATTTTATTGGGTTTAACAGATAATTCAATCCTTCGGGTCATCCTATTCATGGTCTTCCTATTCATCTACCTAGTGACCTTATTTGGCAATCTCAGCACAATTATTCTTATCAGAATCTCTTCTCAGCTCCATCatcctatgtattttttcctgagcCACTTGGCTTTTTCTGACATAGGCTATTCATCTTCTGTCACACCCAATATGCTTATAAACTTCCTGGTGGACAGACATACAATCTCCCATCTTGGATGTGCCATCCAGCTTGGTTCAGTTGTTTTCTTTGGGTCAGCTGAGTGCTGTCTTCTGGCTgccatggcctatgatcgctTTGTAGCAATCTGCAATCCACTGCTTTATTCAACTAAAATGTCCACCCAAGTCTATGTCCAGCTATTCTCTGTGGCTTATGTAGGTGGTTTTCTCAATGCTTGTTGTTTCACTATTTGCTttgattctttattcttctgtggaCCAAATCAGGTCAATCATTTTTTCTGTGATTTTGCTCCTTTAGTTGAACTTTCCTGTTCTGATGTCAGTATCCCTGCAGTGGTCCCCTCATTTTCTGCTGGCTCCATCATTGTGGTCACAATGATTGTCATAGCCATCTCCTATGTCTACATCCTCATCACCATCATGAAGATGCGCTCCACTCAGGGCCgccacaaggccttctccacctgcaccTCCCACCTCACTGCAGTCACTCTGTACTATGGGACCATTACACTCATTTATGTGATGCCCAAGTCCAGCTACTCTACTGACCAGAACAAGGTGGTGTCTGTGTTTTACATGGTggtgatccccatgttgaatccccTCATCTACAGTCTCAGGAATAATGAGATTAAGGTTGCTCTCAAGAGGCAGCTTGGTAGAAAAATATCTTCTtaa
- the LOC126078865 gene encoding olfactory receptor 478-like, with protein sequence MDSLVDGNHTAVTEFILLGLTEDPTLRVTPFMIVVWIYLVTISGNLSTIILIRISSQLHRPMYVFLSHLALTDIGFSSSVAPNMLINFLVERYTISYLGCAIQLGSVIFFGSAECCLLAAMAYDRFIAIRNPLLYLTKMSTQVYVQLFTAACVCGFLNTCCCTIFFDSLYFCGPNQVNGFFCDFAPLVELSCSDVSIPAVVPSFSAGSIIVVTVIVIAISYIYILITILKMHSTQGRHKAFSTCTSHLTAVTLFYGTVTFIYVMPKSSYSADQNKVVSVFYMVVIPMLNPLIYSLRNNEIKAALKRQVGRKIFS encoded by the coding sequence ATGGATTCCCTGGTAGATGGAAACCACACTGCAGTGACAGAGTTCATTTTATTGGGCTTAACAGAAGATCCTACCCTTCGGGTCACCCCCTTCATGATCGTCGTATGGATCTATCTGGTGACCATATCTGGCAATCTCAGCACAATCATCCTGATCAGAATCTCTTCTCAGCTCCATCGTCCTATGTATGTTTTCCTGAGCCACTTGGCTTTGACTGACATAGGCTTTTCATCCTCTGTCGCACCCAATATGCTTATAAACTTCCTGGTGGAGAGATACACAATCTCCTATCTTGGATGTGCCATCCAGCTTGGTTCAGTTATTTTCTTTGGGTCAGCTGAGTGCTGTCTTCTGGCTgccatggcctatgatcgctTTATAGCAATCCGCAACCCACTGCTTTATTTAACTAAAATGTCCACCCAAGTCTATGTCCAGCTATTCACTGCGGCTTGTGTATGTGGTTTTCTCAATACTTGCTGTTGTACTATTTTCTTTGATTCCTTATACTTCTGTGGACCAAATCAGGTCAATGGTTTTTTCTGCGACTTTGCTCCTTTAGTTGAACTTTCCTGTTCTGATGTCAGTATCCCTGCAGTGGTCCCCTCCTTTTCTGCTGGCTCCATAATTGTGGTCACAGTGATTGTCATAGCCATCTCCTACATCTACATCCTCATCACCATCCTGAAGATGCACTCAACTCAGGGCCgtcacaaggccttctccacctgcaccTCCCACCTCACTGCAGTCACTCTGTTCTATGGGACTGTTACATTCATTTATGTGATGCCCAAGTCCAGCTACTCTGCTGACCAGAATAAGGTGGTATCTGTGTTCTACATGGTGGTGATCCCCATGTTGAACCCCCTCATCTACAGTCTCAGGAATAATGAGATTAAGGCTGCTCTCAAGAGACAGGTtggtagaaaaatattttcttaa